From Saccharomyces kudriavzevii IFO 1802 strain IFO1802 genome assembly, chromosome: 13, a single genomic window includes:
- the RKR1 gene encoding ubiquitin-protein ligase RKR1 (similar to Saccharomyces cerevisiae RKR1 (YMR247C); ancestral locus Anc_8.799), whose protein sequence is MSFGGINTFQQYNTDLGLGHNGVRISLNYFDGLPDSSLSNSLSSNELKLIFKSLLKRDETTKEKALTDLSILISDFDQNEYLFNDIFLLCWSQVYAKLIVSDYKVIRLQSHQITIMLIKTLKKKISKFLKDFIPLILLGTCELDYGVAKPCFNELKDCFNNDSAKINALWVVFREQLLDLIKETVLNENEDTISDERYSTKEESVFRYHRIIASAVLLLIKLLAHNKDIYEHKSSCIKDILSDESIWKLLNLKINQNTNIFETVLQLIGVLYASRYTDSNEDILKLAVKRLFKSLAHVSSKNILKVSPVLPSMINLLATLNNFKEGEIWTYDKSSKNKLLGFLSVSCTSPSPGFFKSVLALYTSTKSQSFLDYDLEWLPIWQKSIQRLNEKTFSGRNGAEVLNEFWANFLTFAEDSLEKKVEEMVELEIFNTLSSGKSLVEFTNLNRTLCDALPSGRWEKEIEHFFKSDDETRKRKLYYEKNLFALLVIAPNNESAIISLFDFFARLIETGPSNVFTIYKGVYEDLNYFLDSEMVFLSEKINNFIYEIPTWVEEATYQNFASIMAHYSKSTFFKTNETADAITSLEDFFTVALSLNVPRAVVLNTMNELSNDAYERLSRSDSLELESYIEDYLKSYRFDSNEELFSGKKRFLNQKTIITLYRSAATNDQIEQFCAVLPHLDKKLFSVLLLDTDFLSGALYEVSQSTNEELFKSSLRLAKENSRIAAKLAQVILQHAEVHFTLATKEKYISHAVQLINDCSEAAVEFFPIGTAGIFAKYVPTIDYRSSLVNILGMNTHLLDTDNKPMNSKSTQKLIRYALFLDSLLKVSPEYVSNRMIAFITVVSELVIDYNCLSEEPNDSYYDFEHTFFRHNKANPDFSLIVESFMHPADGDVPLFTTEVAEGNYVYFFYYSRVLYKVLMNGIDTVSSSKVNEFLPLIENYITKTVRNQKSTDKDYVLCAILLLVFNRANCKGEMSKVRTLLASQLIGIGEMELVDREYKSLILLNNLLDTSSGDDKFVPIAPQRLNMVFRSIGKWLDGGLAYESSFITVRLVLLEFFTKLLRFEGVRDLGVTAFQISDRLLADSLSMCQIDDTLFLLELRSSCLSLHDTLSLSVYRNDKEVSQYSDEIFENLIELAFLNYSQERKNQISTLFYKKMNKAISSMKLENLEAQYERIFDAVLYNKEIGDNINQLRLLTSLLGSLILKTQQENTIEYELKVQNQIGSDEDDDDSNDHVNSKFKLPQELLQKVINNVPKEYLEYEDKNTFIKYLWYLHLILMYFQDTSYNMRQLFIDQLKEADLINKMFDFITDQIDLRDTEFWKQVNINEISGYDIISNDFSPYKEDIFEECKKLLGHTLYQLFNNVGSLTSTWWINIKDRSLQNDIEKFVAQFISPILINNEFNDINSKMDNLTSNDDALTIKLNNITNEVKASYLIDEQKLEISFKLPKNYPLTNIQVTGVSRVGISEQKWKQWIMSTQHVIIGMNGSVLDSLELFTKNVHLQFSGFEECAICYSILHAVDRKLPSKTCPTCKNKFHGACLYKWFRSSGNNTCPLCRSEIPFRR, encoded by the coding sequence ATGTCATTTGGTGGAATCAATACATTTCAGCAGTACAACACGGATTTGGGATTGGGCCATAACGGTGTCAGAATTTCCTTAAACTATTTTGATGGTTTGCCCGACTCAAgtctttcaaattctttgtCCTCAAACGAGTTGAAACTCATCTTCAAGTCTCTTCTAAAGAGAGATGAAACCACAAAGGAAAAGGCATTAACGGATCTTTCCATTTTGATCAGTGATTTTGATCAGAATGAATATCTCTtcaatgatatttttctcctttgTTGGTCGCAGGTGTATGCTAAACTAATTGTCAGTGATTACAAGGTTATCAGACTACAATCTCATCAAATTACTATAATGCTTATCAAGACCcttaaaaagaaaatatccaaatttttgaaggattttATCCCTTTGATTCTACTGGGAACATGCGAGCTAGATTACGGTGTAGCGAAACCCTGTTTCAATGAATTAAAAGATTGTTTCAATAATGATTCAGCAAAGATAAATGCTCTTTGGGTTGTATTTCGAGAACAGCTATTGGACTTAATAAAAGAAACTGTTTTGAACGAAAATGAGGATACCATTTCCGATGAACGTTACTCGACCAAGGAAGAATCTGTGTTTAGGTACCATAGGATTATAGCAAGTGCAGTATTGCTGCTGATTAAACTTTTAGCCCATAATAAAGATATTTACGAACATAAATCTTCTTGTATCAAGGACATCCTTTCTGATGAGTCAATCTGGAAGTtgttgaacttgaaaattaACCAAAATACAAACATTTTCGAAACAGTTCTTCAGTTGATTGGTGTTCTTTATGCAAGTCGGTACACAGATTCCAATGAAGATATATTAAAGCTAGCGGTGAAGAGGTTATTCAAATCACTAGCACACGTCTCGtcaaagaatattttgaaagtgTCTCCTGTGCTTCCATCTATGATAAACCTTTTAGCCACGCTAAATAATTTTAAGGAGGGGGAAATATGGACATACGACAAGTCTtccaaaaacaaactaCTAGGATTTTTGTCGGTTTCTTGTACTTCACCGTCGCCAGGGTTTTTCAAGAGTGTTTTAGCGTTGTATACCTCGACTAAAAGTCAGAGTTTTCTTGATTATGATCTCGAATGGCTACCTATTTGGCAAAAATCCATTCAAAGATTGAACGAAAAGACCTTTTCGGGTAGAAACGGCGCTGAGGTTCTCAATGAATTCTgggcaaattttttgacGTTTGCTGAGGATtcattggaaaaaaaggttgaagaaatggtgGAGTTAGAGATTTTCAACACTCTGTCCAGCGGAAAATCTTTGGTTGAGTTTACAAATTTGAACCGCACTCTTTGCGATGCTCTTCCATCTGGTAGGtgggaaaaagaaattgaacaTTTCTTTAAATCAGACGACGaaacaaggaaaagaaaactttatTACGAAAAGAATCTTTTCGCCTTATTAGTAATCGCTCCTAATAACGAATCCGCaattatttctttgttcgACTTTTTTGCCCGGTTGATCGAAACAGGTCCTTCAAACGTCTTTACCATATACAAAGGTGTGTATGAAGATCTCAATTACTTTTTGGATTCTGAGATGGTTTTTCtgagtgaaaaaatcaacaatttcATATATGAGATTCCAACATGGGTTGAAGAAGCTACgtatcaaaattttgctAGTATCATGGCGCACTACTCAAAATCcacatttttcaaaacgaATGAAACGGCTGATGCAATAACTTCATTAGAAGATTTCTTCACTGTTGCACTTTCTCTCAATGTCCCAAGAGCAGTTGTTCTGAACACAATGAATGAGTTGAGTAATGATGCTTATGAACGACTATCAAGGTCGGATTCTCTCGAGTTGGAGTCATATATTGAggattatttgaaaagctACAGATTTGACAGTAACGAGGAATTATTCAGTGGTAAGAAGAGATTTTTAAATCAAAAGACAATTATCACACTTTATCGCAGTGCGGCTACTAATGATCaaattgaacaattttGTGCTGTTTTACCCCATTTGGATAAAAAGCTTTTTTCAGTGCTACTTTTAGATACTGACTTTCTTTCTGGTGCTTTATATGAAGTTTCACAGAGCACTAATGAAGAACTTTTTAAGTCCTCATTACGGTTGGCTAAGGAAAATTCTAGAATTGCTGCTAAATTAGCTCAAGTGATTTTACAACATGCGGAGGTCCATTTTACCCTTgcaacaaaagaaaaatatatcagCCACGCTGTACAGCTTATAAATGACTGCAGTGAAGCTGCTGTGGAATTTTTCCCTATTGGTACGGCCGGAATTTTTGCCAAGTACGTACCAACGATCGATTATAGATCATCTTTGGTGAACATTTTAGGTATGAATACACATTTACTTGACACCGACAACAAGCCtatgaattcaaaaagcACCCAAAAACTGATAAGGTATGCCTTATTCCTAGATTCACTGCTTAAGGTTTCACCAGAGTACGTCAGTAACCGTATGATTGCATTTATAACAGTAGTTTCCGAACTAGTCATTGACTACAATTGCCTTTCTGAAGAGCCAAATGATTCTTATTACGATTTCGAGCATACTTTTTTCAGACATAATAAAGCTAATCCCGATTTTTCCCTTATTGTTGAAAGCTTCATGCATCCTGCTGATGGGGATGTTCCTTTATTTACGACTGAAGTTGCCGAAGGTAATTATGTCTACTTCTTTTATTACTCGAGAGTATTATACAAAGTTTTGATGAATGGCATTGATACagtttcatcttcaaaagtaAACGAATTTTTACCATTAATTGAGAATTACATAACTAAAACTGtaagaaatcaaaagtcTACCGATAAGGATTACGTTTTGTGTGCTATACTACTTTTGGTATTTAACAGGGCGAACTGTAAAGGCGAGATGAGTAAAGTAAGAACATTATTGGCGTCTCAGCTGATTGGGATCGGAGAAATGGAACTAGTCGATCGCGAGTACAAATCATTAATTCTTTTAAATAATTTGTTGGATACTTCAAGTGGGGATGACAAATTTGTTCCTATAGCACCACAGAGGTTGAATATGGTATTCCGTTCAATAGGAAAATGGTTAGATGGTGGTCTTGCCTATGAATCTAGCTTTATTACCGTTAGATTGGTGTtgcttgaattttttacCAAGTTGCTGAGATTTGAAGGAGTTAGAGACTTGGGTGTAACAGCTTTTCAAATCTCCGACAGGTTGTTGGCAGATTCCCTCTCAATGTGTCAAATTGACGAtactttgtttttattggaATTACGCTCTTCTTGTTTAAGCTTACATGATACCTTGTCGTTGAGCGTTTACcgaaatgataaagaagtTTCACAATATAGTGATGAgatctttgaaaatctaATTGAATTAGCCTTCCTAAACTATAgccaagaaagaaaaaaccaaatCTCCACGcttttttataaaaaaatgaacaagGCCATTTCCTCAATGAAgcttgaaaatttggaagCACAatatgaaagaattttCGATGCTGTTCTGTACAACAAGGAGATCGGTGACAATATCAACCAATTAAGATTGCTAACAAGTTTGTTAGGATCTTTGATCCTGAAAACACAGCAGGAAAATACAATTGAGTACGAATTGAAggttcaaaatcaaatcgggtcagatgaagatgatgacgattCTAATGATCATGTGAACTCCAAATTTAAACTTCCTCAAGAATTGTTACAGAAAGTAATCAATAATGTACCAAAAGAATATCTTGAATACgaagataaaaatacaTTTATTAAATACCTTTGGTATTTGCACTTGATACTAATGTATTTTCAAGATACATCTTATAATATGAGACAGTTATTTATTGACCAGTTGAAGGAAGCAGATTTGATAAATAAGATGTTTGACTTCATTACTGATCAAATAGATCTACGAGATACTGAGTTTTGGAAACAGGTTAATATCAATGAGATTTCAGGATACGACATTATTTCAAATGATTTCTCTCCCTATAAGGAAGATATATTCGAAGAATGTAAAAAACTGCTTGGTCATACGCTGTACCAATTATTCAATAATGTCGGTTCTTTGACGAGCACATGGTGGATAAATATTAAGGATAGATCATTGCaaaatgatattgaaaaatttgttgcCCAATTTATCTCACCCATTCTAATCAATAATGAATTTAATGATATCAATTCCAAGATGGACAACCTAACGTCAAACGATGATGCATTAACTATTAAGTTGAACAATATTACTAATGAAGTAAAAGCAAGTTATTTGATTGATGAACAGAAGTTGGAAATCTCCTTCAAATTACCAAAAAACTATCCTTTAACGAACATTCAAGTCACAGGTGTTTCCAGAGTTGGTATAAGTGAACAGAAATGGAAACAATGGATAATGTCTACACAACACGTAATTATTGGTATGAACGGATCCGTTTTGGATTCGTTGGAGCTCTTTACCAAGAACGTTCACTTGCAATTTTCTGGTTTTGAGGAGTGTGCTATATGTTACTCTATTTTACATGCCGTGGATAGGAAGTTGCCTTCAAAGACGTGTCCAACTTGTAAAAACAAGTTCCATGGTGCATGTCTTTACAAATGGTTTAGGTCCTCGGGAAACAACACATGCCCATTATGCCGTAGCGAAATACCGTTTAGAAGATAA
- the GAD1 gene encoding glutamate decarboxylase GAD1 (similar to Saccharomyces cerevisiae GAD1 (YMR250W); ancestral locus Anc_8.801): MLHRNNSKPKKFENIAGQAVHDLAGLQLLSNNVQKSAIQKNHRGTTKMGDTESEGMANKYSVPKKGLPADLSYQLIHNELTLDGNPHLNLASFVNTFTTNQARKLIDENLTKNLADNDEYPQLIELTQRCISMLAQLWHADPDEEPIGCATTGSSEAIMLGGLAMKKRWEHRMKDAGKDFSKPNIIMSSACQVALEKFTRYFEVECRLIPVSHKSHHMLDPESLWDYVDENTIGCFVILGTTYTGHLENVEKVSDVLSKIEAGHPDWSNIDIPIHADGASGGFIIPFGFEKEHMKAYGLERWGFNHPRVVSMNTSGHKFGLTTPGLGWVLWRDESLLANELRFKLKYLGGVEETFGLNFSRPGFQVVHQYFNFVSLGHSGYRTQFQNSLFVARAFSFELLNSSKLPGCFEIVSSIHESMEDDTAPKSIKDYYEHPQAYKPGVPLVAFKLSKKFHEEYPEVPQAILSSLLRARGWIIPNYPLPKATDGSDEKEVLRVVFRSEMKLDLAQLLIVDIESILTKLIHSYEKVSRHIELSSEQTAERKSSFIYEMLLALASPQEDIPTPEKTEKEEKLKERTTRNYRGTC; the protein is encoded by the coding sequence ATGCTACACAGAAACAACTccaagccaaaaaaattcgaaaaCATTGCTGGTCAGGCTGTACATGACCTTGCAGGTTTGCAATTGCTTTCTAATAACGTTCAAAAATCAGCTATACAAAAGAATCACCGAGGAACAACCAAAATGGGAGATACTGAGTCTGAGGGCATGGCTAACAAGTATTCAGTCCCTAAGAAGGGGCTTCCTGCCGATTTATCCTATCAATTGATTCATAACGAGCTGACACTGGACGGCAATCCGCACTTGAACTTGGCCAGTTTCGTGAACACTTTTACTACTAATCAGGCAAGGAAGTTGATCGACGAGAACTTAACCAAAAATTTGGCTGATAATGACGAATATCCGCAATTGATTGAGCTAACTCAGCGTTGTATTTCCATGCTAGCTCAGTTGTGGCATGCAGATCCTGACGAAGAACCAATTGGATGTGCCACTACGGGTTCAAGTGAAGCAATCATGCTTGGTGGGCTTGCcatgaagaagagatgGGAACACAGAATGAAGGATGCTGGTAAAGATTTTTCCAAGCCGAACATTATAATGTCTTCTGCATGCCAGGTAGCGCtggaaaaatttacaaGATACTTTGAGGTGGAATGCAGATTGATCCCAGTCTCCCACAAAAGCCACCATATGCTCGACCCTGAGTCTTTATGGGACTACGTGGACGAAAACACGATTGGTTGTTTTGTTATCCTAGGAACTACCTATACTGGCCATTTAGAAAATGTGGAGAAAGTTTCTGATGTATTATCCAAGATCGAAGCAGGGCATCCTGACTGGAGCAATATTGATATTCCAATTCATGCAGATGGTGCCTCCGGTGGGTTTATCATTCCATTtggctttgaaaaagagcACATGAAGGCCTATGGTTTGGAGCGTTGGGGTTTCAATCATCCACGTGTGGTTAGTATGAACACCAGCGGTCATAAGTTTGGATTAACTACCCCCGGCCTAGGCTGGGTCTTATGGAGAGACGAGTCCTTGTTGGCCAATGAATTGAGATTCAAACTGAAGTATCTTGGTGGTGTAGAAGAGACTTTTggtttgaatttttcaaggccTGGATTCCAAGTGGTCCATCAATATTTTAATTTCGTTTCTCTTGGTCATTCGGGCTATAGAACACAGTTCCAGAACTCCTTATTTGTGGCAAGAGCTTTTTCATTCGAACTATTGAATTCTTCTAAGTTGCCTGGATGTTTCGAAATAGTTAGTAGCATTCATGAAAGCATGGAGGATGATACCGCACCAAAATCAATTAAAGACTACTACGAGCACCCCCAAGCGTACAAGCCTGGGGTGCCGCTGGTGGCTTTCAAATTGTCCAAAAAATTCCATGAAGAATATCCCGAAGTGCCACAGGCAATTCTATCCTCGTTGTTGAGAGCTAGAGGCTGGATAATACCAAACTATCCATTACCAAAGGCTACGGATGGGTCGGATGAGAAAGAAGTGTTGAGAGTGGTTTTCAGATCGGAGATGAAACTGGATTTGGCGCAGCTCCTGATTGTTGACATTGAAAGCATCTTAACAAAGTTGATTCATAGTTACGAAAAGGTCTCTCGACACATAGAGCTTTCTTCTGAACAGACCGCAGAGCGTAAGAGTTCGTTTATTTACGAAATGCTGCTGGCATTGGCATCACCACAAGAAGACATTCCAACGCCGGAGAAAactgaaaaggaagagaagttgaaggaaagaacaacaagaaaCTACAGAGGTACATGCTGA
- the GTO3 gene encoding omega-class glutathione transferase (similar to Saccharomyces cerevisiae GTO3 (YMR251W)), giving the protein MSAKPNTDEKGEFKRQSSSFREIISAEHPIYKPASGRYWLYVALACPWAHRTLITRALKGLAPVIGCSVVHWHLDDQGWRFLEARDGKTNERHWFDIAGGINSASSNGSTPVANIVDSAHRLLIDGTNEPNYGHKRLSELYIKTDPGYDGRFTVPILWDLETCTIVNNESSDIIRIFNSSAFDEFVGEEHRRLDLVPRPLEGQITVFNSWVYDKINNGVYKTGFAESAEVYEREVTSLFHYLDKLEILLDEKYSKLEAEYGKTSQDKILARYFAIGDALTEADVRLYPTIVRFDVAYHQHFKCNLATIRDDYPRIHTWLKNMYWRHEAFQRTTDFNHIKLGYTRSQPQVNPLGITPLGPKPDIWPL; this is encoded by the coding sequence ATGTCAGCTAAACCAAATACTGATGAAAAAGGTGAGTTCAAAAGGCAGTCGTCGTCATTTAGAGAGATAATCTCTGCGGAACACCCAATCTACAAGCCTGCCAGTGGAAGGTATTGGTTGTACGTGGCGTTGGCATGCCCCTGGGCGCATAGAACCTTAATCACGAGAGCCCTGAAGGGACTGGCGCCTGTAATCGGGTGCAGCGTAGTACACTGGCACCTGGACGACCAGGGCTGGAGGTTTCTTGAGGCGCGGGACGGGAAAACCAACGAAAGGCACTGGTTTGACATTGCAGGCGGCATTAACTCGGCTAGTTCAAACGGCAGTACCCCAGTCGCGAACATAGTCGATAGCGCGCATAGACTCTTGATTGATGGAACGAATGAACCCAATTACGGGCACAAGAGACTAAGTGAGCTGTACATCAAAACAGATCCTGGCTACGACGGAAGGTTTACCGTGCCCATTCTGTGGGACCTGGAAACGTGCACGATCGTCAACAACGAAAGCAGTGATATCATCAGGATCTTTAATTCGTCTGCGTTTGATGAGTTCGTCGGAGAAGAACACCGTCGGCTGGACCTGGTGCCCCGACCACTGGAAGGCCAGATCACAGTTTTCAACTCTTGGGTGTACGACAAGATCAACAACGGGGTGTACAAGACCGGTTTTGCAGAGAGTGCAGAAGTGTACGAGAGAGAGGTCACCAGCCTCTTCCATTACCTCGACAAATTGGAAATCCTTCTGGACGAGAAATACTCGAAATTAGAAGCGGAGTACGGCAAGACCAGCCAGGATAAGATATTGGCTCGGTACTTCGCCATCGGGGACGCTCTGACCGAGGCGGATGTGAGACTTTACCCGACGATAGTAAGATTCGACGTGGCATACCACCAGCACTTCAAGTGCAACCTCGCCACCATCAGAGACGATTATCCCCGTATTCACACGTGGCTAAAAAATATGTATTGGCGCCACGAGGCCTTCCAGCGCACAACGGACTTTAACCACATAAAGCTCGGATACACGCGGTCGCAGCCACAGGTCAATCCGCTCGGGATCACCCCCCTGGGGCCCAAACCTGACATCTGGCCTCTAtga
- the HOR7 gene encoding Hor7p (similar to Saccharomyces cerevisiae HOR7 (YMR251W-A) and DDR2 (YOL052C-A); ancestral locus Anc_8.802), giving the protein MKLSQVVISAVAFTGLVSAANSSNTTSKNAAQPIAGLNNGKVAGAAGVALAGALAFLI; this is encoded by the coding sequence atgaagttaTCTCAAGTTGTCATTTCTGCTGTCGCCTTCACCGGATTAGTAAGTGCCGCTAACAGCTCCAACACCACAAGCAAGAACGCCGCTCAACCAATTGCTGGTTTGAACAACGGTAAGGTTGCCGGTGCCGCTGGTGTCGCCCTAGCCGGTGCTCTGGcctttttgatttaa
- the MLO1 gene encoding Mlo1p (similar to Saccharomyces cerevisiae YMR252C; ancestral locus Anc_8.803): MFGKVFVSYIRTRIGFKPLSTIYTPSSSSSHGFGKEACFPYKKWHELDMLQKQEFIQRFVKNYRHQYPSSKTNVSLKGLSIGMDEHNDSPSVFGIFYNDIWKSFKSEQREPANDGIRTGNRFSHPRFKQLLIQR, encoded by the coding sequence ATGTTTGGTAAAGTGTTTGTGAGCTACATCAGGACAAGGATCGGGTTCAAACCATTAAGCACGATATACACGccctcttcttcctcttcgcACGGCTTCGGTAAAGAGGCGTGCTTCCCGTATAAGAAGTGGCACGAGTTGGATATGCTCCAGAAGCAAGAGTTCATCCAGCGATTTGTCAAGAACTACAGACATCAATACCCAAGTTCCAAGACCAATGTATCGCTCAAGGGACTGAGTATCGGCATGGACGAGCACAATGATTCGCCATCCGTGTTCGGCATTTTCTATAACGACATATGGAAATCGTTCAAAAGTGAGCAGCGGGAACCCGCAAATGACGGTATAAGAACGGGTAATAGATTCAGTCATCCACGCTTTAAGCAGCTACTAATCCAGAGATAA
- the SKDI13G3830 gene encoding uncharacterized protein (similar to Saccharomyces cerevisiae YMR253C; ancestral locus Anc_8.804), translating to MEKDKKMNQSVPKTIERENAAHPLTLREMSGTNLQQAPAVRLTSPKETNNNEDAEDEDFTIDDDETTLQRISKDYLKPNIGLVLLTVSYFFNSAMVVSTKVLENDPEDIANDRQIKPLQILLVRMVITYIGTLIYMYINKSTIPNVPFGKPEVRKWLILRGCTGFFGVFGMYYSLMYLTISDAVLITFLSPSLTIFLSWVILRERFTKVEALGSLISLMGVVLIVRPSFLFGTPEMTDSSRIVESSDPKSRLVATLVGLWGVLGMSCVYIIIRYIGKRAHAIMSVSYFSLITAIVSFIGINTIPSMKFQIPHSRKQWILFGNLGVSGFIFQLLLTLGIQRERAGRGSLMAYTQLLYAVFWDVTLYKHWPNVWSWVGMIVIISATLWVIRIRAANSEAMNKDPAPVIDDEENSIPLTDFDVSDPK from the coding sequence ATGGAGAAAGATAAGAAAATGAATCAGTCAGTACCGAAAACCatagaaagagaaaacgCTGCACACCCATTGACTTTGAGAGAGATGAGTGGTACAAACTTACAGCAAGCACCGGCAGTGAGATTAACCTCACCGAAGGAAACAAACAACAACGAAGACGCGGAAGACGAGGATTTTACCATTGACGACGATGAAACGACGCTACAAAGAATAAGTAAGGACTATTTGAAGCCGAATATTGGACTTGTTCTTTTGACGgtatcatattttttcaactcaGCCATGGTTGTGTCTACCAAAGTCTTAGAGAACGATCCTGAAGATATTGCTAACGATAGACAGATCAAACCGCTGCAAATCTTGCTAGTCAGAATGGTGATAACCTACATCGGTACGTTAATATACATGTACATCAATAAAAGTACCATTCCAAATGTACCATTCGGCAAGCCCGAAGTACGTAAATGGCTGATACTGAGAGGTTGCACTGGGTTTTTCGGAGTGTTTGGGATGTATTACTCATTAATGTACTTGACGATTAGTGATGCTGTTTTGATCACTTTCCTGTCGCCATCCTTAACTATATTCCTATCGTGGGTTATCCTAAGGGAAAGATTCACGAAAGTGGAAGCACTCGGTTCGCTTATTTCACTAATGGGAGTGGTGTTGATTGTGAGACCgtcatttttgtttggaaCGCCGGAAATGACTGACTCCTCTCGAATAGTAGAATCGTCAGACCCAAAGTCGAGGCTGGTTGCCACCCTGGTTGGGCTGTGGGGGGTCCTAGGGATGAGTTGTGTCTACATCATTATCCGTTACATCGGCAAGAGAGCACATGCTATAATGAGCGTGAgctatttttcattgattacAGCGATAGTGTCATTTATTGGGATCAATACCATTCCCTCAATGAAGTTTCAGATCCCACATTCTAGGAAGCAATGGATATTATTTGGTAATCTAGGTGTTTCCGGATTTATCTTCCAGCTCTTACTAACTCTGGGAATCCAAAGGGAACGCGCCGGGAGAGGATCCCTGATGGCGTACACCCAGCTACTTTATGCAGTTTTCTGGGACGTTACACTGTACAAGCATTGGCCCAATGTCTGGTCATGGGTCGGTATGATAGTTATAATAAGCGCCACGTTGTGGGTGATAAGGATAAGGGCAGCGAATAGCGAAGCAATGAACAAGGACCCGGCCCCGGTCATcgacgatgaagaaaattccaTACCGCTAACGGACTTTGATGTATCCGATCCCAAGTGA
- the GFD1 gene encoding Gfd1p (similar to Saccharomyces cerevisiae GFD1 (YMR255W); ancestral locus Anc_8.805) has product MPLESIWADAPDKEPVKKQKPNHRRNTDNKNINNKGSGEGKSNNRRKDTENKVNSNRRNGENKTKNKIKETPIKQKNRTRSQGKISPVTDPLAINPFSQKITEVSPPPISPSKNRPAKTKSKSDSPSKMKLLKKKIEEQREILQKTHHNKQQQQVLMDFLNDEGNSNWVDDDEEELILQRLKTSLKI; this is encoded by the coding sequence ATGCCTTTAGAATCTATATGGGCCGATGCCCCTGACAAAGAACCAGTAAAGAAGCAGAAGCCCAATCACAGGCGGAATACCGATAACAAGAATATTAACAATAAAGGAAGTGGTGAAGGCAAATCAAACAATAGGAGAAAAGACACCGAGAACAAAGTGAACAGTAACAGAAGAAATGGTGAAAATaagacaaaaaataaaataaaagaaacgCCTATTAAGCAAAAGAACCGAACTCGCAGCCAGGGTAAAATATCGCCTGTGACTGATCCACTAGCAATAAATCCATTTTCTCAGAAGATTACTGAAGTGTCTCCCCCACCAATATCACCTAGCAAGAATAGGCCTGCTAAAACAAAATCTAAATCGGATAGTCCTTCCAAGATGAAACTgttaaaaaagaaaattgaagaacaaagagAGATATTGCAGAAGACTCACCACAataaacaacaacagcaggTGCTGATGGATTTTCTGAACGATGAGGGAAACTCCAACTGGGTTgacgacgacgaagaagagCTGATTCTTCAGCGTTTGAAAAcctctttgaaaatatga
- the COX7 gene encoding cytochrome c oxidase subunit VII (similar to Saccharomyces cerevisiae COX7 (YMR256C); ancestral locus Anc_8.807): protein MANKVIQLQKVFQSSAKPLWWRHPRSALYLYPFYAIFAVAVVTPLLYIPNAIRGIKAKKA from the coding sequence ATGGCCAACAAAGTTATTCAACTACAGAAAGTATTCCAATCATCTGCCAAGCCTCTATGGTGGAGACATCCTAGATCAGCATTATACTTATATCCATTTTACGCCATCTTTGCAGTTGCCGTTGTTACACCACTGCTATACATTCCAAACGCTATTAGAGGTATTAAGGCTAAGAAAGCATAG